One Ovis aries strain OAR_USU_Benz2616 breed Rambouillet chromosome 4, ARS-UI_Ramb_v3.0, whole genome shotgun sequence DNA window includes the following coding sequences:
- the LOC101112049 gene encoding serine protease 1, which produces MKTFIFLALLGAAVAFPVDDDDKIVGGYTCGANTVPYQVSLNSGYHFCGGSLINSRWVVSAAHCYKSGIQVRLGEDNINVAEGNEQFISASKSIVHPSYNSNTLNNDIMLIKLKSAASLNSRVASVSLPTSCASAGTQCLISGWGNTKSSGSNYPDVLQCLKAPILSDSSCKSAYPGQITSNMFCAGYLEGGKDSCQGDSGGPVVCNGKLQGIVSWGYGCAQKNKPGVYTKVCNYVSWIQQTIASN; this is translated from the exons ATGAAGACCTTCATCTTTCTGGCTCTCCTGGGAGCTGCTG TTGCTTTCCCCGTGGACGATGATGACAAGATCGTGGGCGGCTACACCTGCGGGGCAAATACTGTCCCCTACCAAGTGTCTCTGAACTCTGGCTACCACTTCTGCGGGGGCTCCCTCATCAACAGCCGGTGGGTGGTGTCTGCGGCTCACTGCTACAAGTC TGGAATCCAAGTGCGTCTGGGAGAAGACAACATTAACGTCGCTGAGGGCAATGAGCAATTCATCAGCGCATCCAAGAGCATCGTCCATCCCAGCTACAACTCAAACACCTTAAACAACGACATCATGCTGATTAAACTGAAATCAGCTGCCAGTCTCAACAGCCGAGTAGCCTCTGTCTCTCTGCCAACATCCTGTGCCTCTGCTGGCACCCAGTGTCTCATCTCTGGCTGGGGCAACACCAAGAGCAGTGGCAGTAA CTaccctgatgtgctgcagtgTCTGAAGGCCCCCATCCTATCTGACAGCTCTTGCAAAAGTGCCTACCCAGGCCAGATCACCAGCAACATGTTCTGTGCGGGCTACCTGGAGGGCGGAAAGGACTCCTGCCAG GGTGACTCTGGTGGCCCTGTGGTCTGCAATGGAAAGCTCCAGGGCATTGTCTCCTGGGGCTATGGTTGCGCTCAGAAAAACAAGCCTGGGGTCTACACCAAGGTCTGCAACTACGTGAGCTGGATTCAGCAGACCATCGCTTCCAACTAA